The region TGCAATGATAAATTAAACATATGTCTCAATGAGTTCAAAATAAGTTCATTAAACAAAACCTAACTTAGAGATGTTTAGCTACTCATAACGATACAATCAAATACCAAACAATAAGATGAAGATTACATCTGAAAATCCTTGAAGATCTGGCCTCCAATGACTTCTAATGCTCTCAAAATCGCTCTCTTGGTGCTCTTTACAATCACTTTCAATTAGAATTTGCAGAACCTCCAAAAAGATACCAAAAACTCCCTTTTATACCTGTCAAATCAATCTAGAACGCGTCAAAGTAGGCTCACAAAAGGAGCTATCGCGCGAGATCCTTTTCATTGGATGCGCAATGCTGACAAAAAAAAAATATCACGCGCGCGATGTTGTGCGTGATTATTCCAATAGTTGCACGTTTTTTTGCTCATTTTCCATCAGATTTTTACTAAGTCCTTATTTCTTCATACTTGGTCATTTTTGCATCTTTCTTTGATCTTTAATCTTCATTTTTTCTcctctttaacttgttttgatcTGTTTATTCGACCAAAAATATACAATGATAGAgtgtcatcacaaccccaaacttgaattgTTGTTTGTCCTCAAATAACTTGTCTGCACTGCAAACTCCAAACAGAAAACAAGTTGTAATATAACAATTGAATATCACCATAAGAAATTTTCTTTACCTGACCATCATTCTAGCTTCCAACTAAAATCCAAAAAATTTAGAAAACCTCCTCAATCTTTGACAAGTACTCAACTTGTCTCTCATCTCACTATGACTCACTCAATTGATAGGGTaatctctcaatcaacatgcaaacTAGTTTATACTAAgtttgatcatgttctaatagaATTTATAAAagaaatcaaaacacacacaTTTGAGAACTTTCTCAATTGTATCTTGGCTTATGTTCGAGTATGACATTTTTGGGAAAGTAAGTTTAAATATTTGGAGTTAGGTTCGTAGTTCTTCTTTTGTTATCATACCATTTTTTTCCTTATTAATGGTACCAGAGATATTGTTATTGTGGTCCTCAATATTCATTTTGcattctttttttcttttttttgaagaagttatttttaactctttatttttccaaaattttgaattttttaccacttttttctctagtaccccaaaccccaaacttaaactttgttcacttccaagagcaacctcaaacttattctttttCATACAACTTTAGAACTAAAAATTTATACCTAACTCCAAAGAGGGGGTGGAAAGATGAAATCTTTCAAGTCATATGGCTAATAAATAAGGCTAAGTCACCGAAAGAATGATTAAACTCAAAGTGGTTAGCAAATGATGTAACATATTACTACATGGTGGTTACAGAGGCTCAAAGTTCAAAATAAACAACTACCTCAGTGTGTGTAAATCAAACTAGACAAATTAAAATGGAAATAGTTCAAACTTGATAAAgcaataatgcatggatacactcaatGAAAGAAATAGTAAACAATAAAatttatttggctcaaaccttactgGTTGAGGTATCTGAAGGTTGAGTACAAGTCTCTTGGTTCCTTTTTTATCCCCTGCTTTCAATTTGTAAGTCACTTTCCTGTTGATCAAGTTTCCTCGGATGCTGCTTTTGGCTCATTTGTTCAATGCTAAAGTTGCAATTTTTGTAAATATGAAAGAAACCATAGATGCAAACTCATTCATTAAAGACAAACATAGATAGTTTTTTGAGAAATGTGTGAGAGTGGCTAATTCCTCTTATTGATCTAACTATCAACATAAATtaaattctgcaaaaaaaaatcTTGTTAGAAAAGATGATTTGTCTCCCATGAAACGCTTTTTTAAGGTCTTAAGCTTGACCTTACAATTTTTTATTAGGGCGACATATATGACACGAAAAACACATCATCCTTATTCTTCCTCTTGCTTGATAGGAATTCCATTACTTTGAGGAATTGAAGGTTTTTCTTTCATATTCTCTTCATATTGATAATATCGAACAAAACATAAATCTAATCCAATACTTCATATATTTCTCCTCTTTCATCAGCCTTTTTGCTAGAAGTAGGAATATTCTTTTATGAAGATTTTATTGTTGGACATCCATGTCTAAACAAATTATTGAATTTTGAGCTTCATCCAAAACTATATAATCTTCATATTGCATTCTTGTTCTTTTCCCATATATATTTTTTACCCCGCTTTTGctattctttcttttatttctttatctgttgttcacttttcttcttctttctctgTTTCAATTCCTCTTTCATCGACTACCTCGCATTCCTGTTTGACTTAAATCTCAATTTCCGCATCTCTAGGACTATCTAATATATTTTCATAGAAATCTCCACTAGATCTTAGTTTTAATACTAATTGGCTAGATACTTGACCAAGTTGCATCTCTAAATTCTCAAAGGATGTTTCCATTTTGCTTCGCGCGATTTCTTGATGCTTGTTGGTTTTCTCGAAATTGAGTTGAGTCATCTTTATAAACCGAGTCAAGGTTTCTTCAAGTTGAGATGACGAATCTTCCTCCCATGAATACTCAATGTTGATGTAAGGTTCTGTCTCTGAATAATTTCTCGCATTTTTTTGAAGTAGAGTTTTTGCTGCAAGTTCCTTTGAATAAGCTTTAAATTTTGTCAAGCTAGCATAAATTTCATCTTACATGTTTGTCTTCACCTCGCCTACAACATAAAAAGAAGAATACCTTAGTAACAATGCATTagataaaaaaatttaaacaagaatgaaaataaaaataaaaaataaaataaataaataaataaaacaaaaacaaaataaacagAACGTTGCACAAGCGTCGCCTTGTTGAAATTATCAACGGTCCAtgacaacggcgccaaaaacttgatgacttctcggcaagtgtactAATAGTGTCGCAGTAATAATAAGATATCGAGTCCACATGAACTGCTATTTAACAAAACAATAGTTGTGTAAGTAGTTGGGGGTTTTGAGTTTGAATGCAAAGATAAAAGTTGTTCTGAAATAATGCAAAAGGAGTCAGGTTTTATATAGAATCCCTTAATTATTCCATGTTGATGTTTAATGCATTACATGAATGATAACGTCGTTATATTTTCACGACGAATTAACAAAACCATTATACCCAATCGCTTGGTGTATAGCTCACTAATTCATACTAGGGGTCTCATATCTCTATTCAATCAGCGTAAGTGAGATTAGGCAATGCAACCGGCGTAAGCACAATAATTGCCCTAATTCCAACGCATAGACCAATGATCAGTATTCCCTATGCACCCATGATCAGATTAAAAtagtatctcacataaaaaatATTACGCATAAGAAGCAATTGAATAGAAATATAACTTCGATTATTCATGTAATGACAAATTAAATATATGCCCCAACATGTTCAAAATAAGTTCATCAAACAAAACCTAACTTAGAGATGTTTAGCTACCCATAACAATACAATCAAATACCAAGCAATAAGATGAAGATTGCATATGGAAATCCTTGAAGAACTGACCTCCATTGGCTTTCAATGCTTTCAAAATCGCCCTCTTGATACTCTTTATCATCACTTTCAATCAAAATTCGCATAATCCCTGAAAAGATGCTAAAAATTCCCTTTTATAGCTATCAAATATATCCAGAACGCGTTAGAATAAACCCAGAAAAGGACCTATCACGCACATGATCCTTTTCATCGTGCGTGCAATGCTGACAAAATAAACTTTTCACGCGTGCGATGCTGCGCGTGATTATTCGAGAAGTTGCACGTTTTTTCCTCATTTCTCCATCCGATTTTCACTAAATCCTTATTTTTTCATACTTGATCATTATTACGTCTTTCTTTGATCTTTAATCTTCATTTTTACTCCTCTTTAACCTGTTTGATCCGTTTCTTCGACCGAAAATATACAATAACAAAGTGTCGTCAATTCCTCTTCTACTTAGAACAAATAATAACAAATATTCAGACATTTATCATAAGCATCATGGTGCTTAGTTTTGACAGGCttaacatcttttgtttttcttttcattaATGAGTAGATTGAACTTGAACAACTTCAACTACTACAATCTGTGCTTGCAGATTCTATTTTCTATGTTACTTGAATGTTTAATTTCTTTGTTTAACAGTAGTTGTCTTATTGAATTTCCAATGGATAAAAAAATGTATCAAACACCTTAAATATCATAATATAAACTAGCAGTACAGAAAAAAAAAAGTATCATTAAACTCAAAGTTGTTGTAATAACTAGCTCTAAATAAAAAAATCAAAGTAAAGCATTGAGAGTGCATGTGTTTAATGTGTATTACTATCATATAACCATAGCTTTACCTAGCTTGAAAATGTAGCATATAGTTCCCATGAGTTTATTATTCATTCACTTGCATTGCATATTCTACTTGTTATGCATATATTACCTATAAAGTTTACATTATTAAAATTAAAGTAGTTCATCTAGCAATGATCTGCTATCCAAATTATCAACCTTGGATTTGATACTTAACATGTTCTTCTCCATTTCAGATGACTCCACCTCAAGCTCGCCGAGACGTCCTCTGATTCCGTCGATCTTCGTTTTAATATCTGCCACCTCTTGCTCTTTCTGAACAAGAATTTCAATTTTTGATTCAAGCTCTTCCTGTAATGATTTCATTTCTTTATCAGAGTTGGCCTTCTCCGTTTCCACGGTCTGGTGCTCGTTGATGAGTTCGATGTTTTCAGCAACGTCGTTGACAATCGTACGCAGCCACTCCACGCGAAGTTGAGCAGACTCTACATCTTTAAGAACGGCCAACAGTTCCTTGACTTTGGACGATGTTAAGTGCATTATTGAGGATGATTGCAGCTCTTGGACCACAAAGCACACGCACTCGATGTAATAGGATCGCATCACAACCGATTCCAAATGGCAGCTTTCCCCGATATCACCGTACTTTTTAATGATGGACAGCAGGATGGAAGCAAAGCTTTCCTTCACATGGTATTTTCCAACCGGCACACGACGCTCGGAAACCACGGAATCACTCTCCTCTTCATCACTGTCCTCGTTGTCGCAGACAATATCAGAATAACTGAAGTGCTTGGATGCACCAGCTGATGAGGTAAAGCCTTCTCCAATGTCGTCGATGCAGGCAATTGGAACAACTTTTGTCGAAGAGTTTTTGTCTCCTGCCTGCTTTGTTGGTATTGTGCCGGCTAGATGATCGAAACCATCCTTTGGTTGGACTTTTCCGTTGCCAGGCTGCCAAAGAAACAACGGCAAGAG is a window of Lathyrus oleraceus cultivar Zhongwan6 chromosome 6, CAAS_Psat_ZW6_1.0, whole genome shotgun sequence DNA encoding:
- the LOC127097718 gene encoding uncharacterized protein LOC127097718 isoform X1, producing the protein MGVSICFTTTLRLVCIKGEVGESWIEMAQNPRVMPNCVYASNPYHECTSNCLQKIKESNSKPPKSKKTFAYRKSVTDVGKAKKTNEEKRTLSGCPKASNPYHECDVNCQKRMSGADSGVVSSKFNRRITIGSKPELPVLDNIPDSKVGAIYLRDAASPISKYYETKKLEPISNEIVPAFDGKPGNGKVQPKDGFDHLAGTIPTKQAGDKNSSTKVVPIACIDDIGEGFTSSAGASKHFSYSDIVCDNEDSDEEESDSVVSERRVPVGKYHVKESFASILLSIIKKYGDIGESCHLESVVMRSYYIECVCFVVQELQSSSIMHLTSSKVKELLAVLKDVESAQLRVEWLRTIVNDVAENIELINEHQTVETEKANSDKEMKSLQEELESKIEILVQKEQEVADIKTKIDGIRGRLGELEVESSEMEKNMLSIKSKVDNLDSRSLLDELL
- the LOC127097718 gene encoding uncharacterized protein LOC127097718 isoform X2 → MAQNPRVMPNCVYASNPYHECTSNCLQKIKESNSKPPKSKKTFAYRKSVTDVGKAKKTNEEKRTLSGCPKASNPYHECDVNCQKRMSGADSGVVSSKFNRRITIGSKPELPVLDNIPDSKVGAIYLRDAASPISKYYETKKLEPISNEIVPAFDGKPGNGKVQPKDGFDHLAGTIPTKQAGDKNSSTKVVPIACIDDIGEGFTSSAGASKHFSYSDIVCDNEDSDEEESDSVVSERRVPVGKYHVKESFASILLSIIKKYGDIGESCHLESVVMRSYYIECVCFVVQELQSSSIMHLTSSKVKELLAVLKDVESAQLRVEWLRTIVNDVAENIELINEHQTVETEKANSDKEMKSLQEELESKIEILVQKEQEVADIKTKIDGIRGRLGELEVESSEMEKNMLSIKSKVDNLDSRSLLDELL